In Feifania hominis, the following are encoded in one genomic region:
- a CDS encoding helix-turn-helix transcriptional regulator, which yields MDAKRLEDALHWHWEQAVKILEKFDSRQSDEPVGVFRYSELSDNETQLFVYMIPPGGSPREHVQDYFELLFPYRGACTVRMEGREIRLADHDFYLISPGLIHAVEVAHEQGCAFCVAGKIPALYSALAPILTGNEPFLRYLMSCISSPNVEDVMLLKGSLFPCARNLVEMLIVESAKKAYLYERFTESAVSLLLTMFARQLYEFFPSEREGIRGRTGDIIKYMKEHAASTTLAETARRFGYHPDYLSAALRRETGKNFVELLRGYRMEQAECLLRTTDLPAARIAAAVGYGQYSGFFKVFRQQYGVSPGEYRSQMRERE from the coding sequence ATGGATGCGAAGCGGCTGGAAGACGCGTTGCACTGGCACTGGGAGCAGGCGGTAAAAATCCTCGAGAAGTTTGACAGCCGACAGTCCGACGAGCCGGTTGGCGTTTTTCGCTACAGCGAGCTCAGCGACAATGAGACGCAGCTTTTTGTCTATATGATCCCGCCGGGAGGCAGCCCGCGCGAGCACGTGCAGGACTACTTTGAGCTTTTGTTTCCCTATCGGGGCGCTTGCACCGTTCGCATGGAGGGAAGAGAAATCCGCCTTGCAGACCATGATTTCTATCTCATCAGTCCGGGACTCATCCACGCAGTTGAGGTCGCGCACGAACAGGGCTGCGCCTTTTGCGTAGCGGGTAAAATCCCGGCGCTCTACAGTGCCCTTGCGCCTATTTTAACGGGAAATGAGCCGTTTCTGCGCTATCTGATGTCCTGTATATCGTCCCCCAATGTGGAGGATGTTATGCTGCTGAAAGGGTCGCTTTTCCCCTGTGCGCGAAATCTGGTCGAGATGCTCATTGTGGAGTCGGCGAAGAAAGCGTATCTCTATGAGCGTTTTACCGAGAGCGCAGTCTCGCTTTTGCTGACCATGTTTGCCCGTCAGCTCTACGAGTTTTTTCCGTCTGAGCGGGAGGGAATCCGCGGTCGGACGGGCGATATCATCAAGTATATGAAAGAGCATGCCGCGTCGACGACGCTCGCCGAGACGGCGCGGCGCTTCGGTTATCACCCGGACTATCTGTCGGCGGCGCTTCGCCGCGAGACCGGCAAAAATTTTGTCGAGCTGCTGCGCGGCTACCGTATGGAGCAGGCCGAGTGTCTGCTGCGCACCACCGATCTGCCCGCCGCCCGAATTGCCGCCGCCGTGGGCTACGGCCAGTACAGCGGCTTTTTCAAGGTGTTCAGGCAGCAGTACGGTGTGTCGCCGGGCGAGTACCGCAGCCAAATGAGAGAAAGAGAGTGA
- a CDS encoding dicarboxylate/amino acid:cation symporter: MSETAKKQSFWKQYRFPLILIISIIIGCIVGIIMGKDAVILKPLGTIFMNLLFVVVVPLVLISVTSAIANFGDMKKLGRLIATMFIVFIITSIIASVFMLVVCVIFPPAQGMDVQLEAPGEINEFNTADQVVAALTVDDFSKLLSKENLLPLIIFSILLGVAINMVGEKGKKVASALDTLTEVMMKLVQVVMYTAPVGLLAFFAALIGDFGPNLFGSYFRCVLVYHVALIIYGGIFLTFYAYVGAGKLGVSRFWKYSVTPILTAFGTQSSVASLPANLEAAEKIGIPKRVRDVVLLIGASAHTEAACLSGILKIAFLFGILGLPFNSIGTFGSALLVAILSGVVMCGIPGGGLIGEMLIVSLYGFPLEVFPLIVTIGWLIDPAATVLAVIGDTTCAMIIARFTEGKNWLIDHVKGLKKTSSEEVVEKAEG, translated from the coding sequence ATGAGTGAGACAGCAAAGAAACAGAGCTTCTGGAAACAGTATCGATTTCCACTGATTCTCATCATCTCAATCATCATCGGCTGCATTGTCGGTATCATTATGGGCAAGGACGCAGTGATTCTGAAACCGCTGGGAACCATCTTTATGAATCTGCTCTTTGTCGTCGTGGTTCCGCTGGTTCTGATCAGTGTGACGAGCGCTATCGCCAATTTCGGCGACATGAAAAAGCTCGGCCGGCTGATTGCGACCATGTTCATTGTCTTCATCATCACATCCATCATCGCTTCGGTGTTCATGCTGGTGGTGTGTGTCATTTTCCCGCCGGCGCAGGGAATGGATGTCCAGTTGGAGGCACCGGGGGAGATCAATGAGTTCAATACAGCCGACCAGGTGGTCGCGGCCCTGACTGTCGACGATTTTTCGAAACTGCTGTCAAAGGAAAATCTTCTGCCACTGATCATATTCTCCATTCTTCTCGGCGTTGCCATTAACATGGTGGGCGAAAAGGGAAAGAAAGTGGCCTCGGCGCTTGATACACTGACCGAAGTCATGATGAAGCTGGTGCAGGTGGTCATGTACACGGCGCCGGTCGGCCTGCTGGCTTTCTTTGCGGCGCTCATCGGCGACTTTGGACCAAATCTCTTTGGCTCATACTTCCGCTGTGTGCTGGTGTATCATGTGGCGCTGATTATCTACGGCGGCATATTCCTGACATTCTATGCCTATGTGGGTGCTGGAAAGCTCGGTGTGTCCCGCTTCTGGAAATACAGTGTGACGCCCATTCTGACGGCATTCGGCACCCAGAGCAGTGTGGCCTCTCTGCCGGCCAATCTGGAGGCGGCGGAGAAAATCGGCATTCCGAAGAGAGTGCGCGATGTCGTCCTTTTGATCGGTGCGAGCGCGCATACGGAGGCCGCGTGCCTGTCCGGTATTCTGAAAATTGCGTTTCTGTTCGGTATTCTCGGTCTGCCTTTCAACTCCATCGGAACGTTTGGCTCGGCGCTGCTCGTGGCAATCCTCAGCGGCGTGGTCATGTGCGGCATCCCCGGCGGCGGCCTGATCGGCGAAATGCTCATTGTGAGCCTGTATGGATTCCCGCTTGAGGTATTCCCGCTCATCGTCACCATCGGCTGGCTGATCGATCCGGCGGCGACCGTTCTTGCGGTTATCGGCGACACCACCTGCGCCATGATCATCGCGAGATTCACTGAGGGGAAGAACTGGCTGATCGACCATGTCAAGGGCCTTAAGAAGACCTCTTCGGAAGAAGTTGTGGAAAAAGCCGAGGGTTGA
- a CDS encoding pyridoxal-phosphate dependent enzyme: MLFSGIARIRLMEEMTPLERLNNVSSKLNHSGIWIKRDDMMSIGLGGNKIRSLEFWLGEAVQQGADTILAAGMPPSNLCRLTAAACAKLGLRCVLFHNAEPQTEFQGNPLLNHLMGTEIVYCGKISEPERLERMKEYAGELSAQGRKAYIVGDPVVGALGYVNSALELVHQAERKNIDLRHIFLCASAGPTEAGLLYGLMLFGKSFHVHFVSVEYDRDTFFGLLEEMVEGVAQKLGVRPAGTIQQCCTFYDDYMGEGYAVPTAGCIDAAKWMARQEAIFLETTYNAKTYEGLFDLVRKGVIPSDEAVCIYHTGGTPVLFSQNRQFY; the protein is encoded by the coding sequence ATGTTATTCTCTGGCATTGCGCGCATTCGACTGATGGAAGAAATGACCCCTCTGGAGCGGCTGAACAACGTATCGTCGAAACTGAACCACAGCGGCATCTGGATCAAGCGCGACGACATGATGAGCATCGGCCTGGGCGGCAATAAAATCCGAAGTCTGGAATTCTGGCTCGGTGAAGCGGTGCAACAGGGCGCAGATACCATTCTGGCGGCCGGTATGCCGCCCTCCAATCTGTGCAGATTGACAGCGGCGGCCTGCGCCAAGCTCGGTCTTCGGTGCGTGCTGTTTCACAACGCCGAGCCGCAGACGGAGTTTCAGGGAAACCCGCTTCTCAACCATCTGATGGGGACGGAGATTGTCTACTGCGGTAAAATCTCCGAGCCGGAGAGACTCGAGCGCATGAAAGAGTATGCCGGCGAACTGTCCGCACAGGGGAGAAAGGCCTACATCGTCGGCGATCCTGTGGTGGGCGCTCTGGGCTATGTCAATTCGGCGCTGGAGCTCGTCCACCAGGCGGAGAGAAAAAACATCGATCTTCGCCACATCTTTCTGTGTGCCTCGGCCGGCCCCACCGAGGCGGGTCTGCTCTATGGGCTGATGCTGTTCGGAAAATCCTTTCACGTTCATTTTGTCAGTGTGGAATATGACCGCGATACTTTCTTCGGGCTGCTTGAGGAGATGGTAGAGGGCGTGGCTCAAAAGCTCGGGGTTCGGCCGGCCGGTACGATTCAGCAGTGCTGTACATTTTATGACGACTATATGGGAGAGGGATACGCCGTTCCCACAGCGGGATGCATCGACGCGGCAAAATGGATGGCCCGGCAGGAGGCGATCTTCCTCGAGACAACCTATAACGCAAAGACCTATGAGGGCCTGTTTGACCTGGTGCGCAAGGGGGTGATCCCGAGCGACGAGGCCGTCTGTATTTACCATACGGGTGGTACCCCGGTGCTGTTCAGTCAGAACAGACAGTTCTATTGA
- a CDS encoding FMN-binding protein, which produces MKKKKNIHAILAPVLFLVVAAIFVLSIYFSGAWPGRGDNGSSGGYTPGTYTVETEGMHAMTLEVTFSEDRITDIRFAHQEETEGVADEALAEVPKRILEAQAYEVDGVSGATYTSDGIKNGVKLAMELARGGSGSAVDPGVDNNPGTDVDDGPVSDATDLRTGIGVVSSLSSSKAPADGKDGTAQTDATIAAVTVDRDGRIVACTIDAIQAKIGFDASGAITTGADAQFQTKQELGRNYGMYKASSIGKEWSEQADAFAQYAVGKTVAELKGLAVNEAGAPTDTDLNSSVTLSVGGFLEAIEKAVANASGSSAQGSDTLRLAVITSASSSTSATADKEGTAQSDSTIAAVTLDRDGKITSCVIDALQAKVKIDATGAIKTDLAEPVKTKNELGQNYGMHKASSIGKEWNEQAAAFSQYVVGKTASEVAGIAVDEQGKAADTDLVSSVTVAVSPFVQIVEKAAK; this is translated from the coding sequence TTGAAGAAGAAAAAGAACATCCATGCCATTCTGGCCCCCGTGCTCTTCCTCGTTGTTGCGGCAATCTTTGTGCTGTCGATCTACTTTTCCGGCGCATGGCCGGGCCGAGGCGACAATGGGTCTTCGGGCGGTTACACGCCCGGCACCTACACGGTCGAGACCGAGGGCATGCACGCGATGACTCTCGAGGTGACGTTCAGCGAAGATCGCATCACCGACATCCGTTTTGCCCATCAGGAGGAGACCGAAGGTGTCGCCGACGAAGCTCTCGCCGAGGTTCCCAAGCGCATATTGGAAGCCCAGGCCTATGAGGTCGACGGCGTCTCAGGCGCCACCTACACCAGCGACGGCATCAAAAACGGCGTCAAGCTCGCCATGGAGCTGGCACGCGGCGGTTCCGGCTCCGCTGTCGATCCCGGCGTCGACAACAATCCCGGTACGGATGTTGATGACGGCCCCGTTTCCGACGCGACCGATCTGAGAACCGGCATCGGCGTCGTAAGCTCTCTGTCGAGCTCCAAGGCACCAGCTGACGGCAAGGACGGCACAGCCCAGACCGATGCGACCATTGCAGCCGTCACAGTCGACCGGGACGGCCGCATCGTCGCCTGCACCATCGACGCCATTCAGGCCAAGATCGGCTTTGACGCCTCGGGCGCCATCACAACCGGCGCCGACGCGCAGTTCCAGACCAAGCAGGAACTCGGCCGCAACTACGGTATGTACAAGGCCTCCTCCATTGGCAAGGAGTGGAGCGAGCAGGCCGACGCTTTCGCGCAGTACGCCGTTGGCAAGACAGTGGCCGAGCTCAAAGGTCTCGCGGTCAACGAAGCAGGCGCGCCCACTGACACGGATCTCAACTCCTCGGTCACGCTGAGCGTCGGCGGCTTCCTCGAGGCCATTGAAAAGGCAGTCGCCAATGCCTCCGGCTCGAGCGCTCAAGGTTCTGACACACTCAGACTCGCCGTGATCACCAGCGCCTCCTCCTCAACCTCCGCCACGGCGGACAAGGAGGGCACCGCGCAGTCTGACTCCACCATTGCCGCCGTGACGCTTGACCGAGACGGCAAAATCACAAGCTGCGTCATCGACGCGCTTCAGGCCAAGGTAAAGATCGACGCCACCGGCGCGATCAAGACCGATCTCGCCGAGCCGGTCAAGACGAAAAATGAGCTCGGCCAGAACTACGGTATGCACAAGGCCTCCTCCATCGGCAAGGAGTGGAACGAGCAGGCTGCGGCTTTCTCGCAGTATGTCGTAGGCAAGACTGCGTCTGAGGTTGCCGGCATCGCCGTCGACGAGCAGGGCAAGGCTGCCGACACCGATCTGGTCTCCTCGGTTACAGTTGCCGTCAGCCCCTTTGTCCAGATCGTCGAAAAGGCGGCAAAATAA
- a CDS encoding FAD:protein FMN transferase — MHRKLAAFMLAVCLSLSLGGCAPNTEQPERYQAQFLSLFDTLTTVVGYADTEEDFTAQAAAVRDALQVYHELYDIYNTYEGLTNLKVVNDTAALAPVQVDKRIMDLLVEAKEMYAETDGRVNIAMGSVLSVWHDYRDAGINDPESAELPPMELLREAAQHTDLNDLILDEQALTVYFADPGLKLDVGAIAKGYAVERVADELSAAGITSLLLSVGGNVRAIGAKGDEPWSVGIQDPDGEGLLCSVEAIDTSVVTSGVYQRYYTVDGRQYHHIIDPDTLMPSEYYLSVSVVYADSGQADALSTALFNLSLERGRALIESLPDAYAIWVLPDGSIEYSAGFERLAKF; from the coding sequence ATGCACCGTAAATTGGCGGCTTTTATGCTCGCGGTCTGTCTGTCCCTGTCCCTTGGCGGCTGTGCGCCCAATACAGAGCAGCCCGAGCGCTATCAGGCCCAGTTTCTCTCGCTCTTCGACACGCTGACAACCGTCGTCGGCTACGCCGACACCGAAGAGGATTTTACCGCTCAGGCTGCGGCTGTACGCGATGCGCTGCAGGTCTACCATGAGCTCTACGACATCTACAACACCTATGAGGGGCTGACCAACCTCAAGGTTGTCAACGATACCGCAGCGCTCGCGCCGGTTCAAGTCGACAAGCGCATCATGGATCTGCTGGTCGAGGCCAAAGAGATGTACGCTGAGACCGACGGCCGGGTCAACATCGCCATGGGCAGCGTGCTCTCCGTCTGGCACGACTACCGGGATGCCGGAATCAACGATCCCGAGAGCGCCGAGCTGCCCCCGATGGAGCTGCTGCGCGAGGCGGCACAGCACACGGATCTCAACGATCTCATCCTCGACGAACAGGCGCTCACTGTCTACTTTGCCGACCCCGGGCTCAAGCTCGACGTCGGCGCCATTGCCAAAGGCTATGCGGTGGAGCGGGTGGCGGACGAGCTCTCCGCTGCAGGCATCACTTCTCTTTTGTTAAGTGTGGGCGGCAATGTGCGCGCCATAGGCGCCAAGGGAGACGAGCCGTGGTCGGTCGGCATTCAGGACCCGGACGGCGAGGGACTTCTCTGCTCTGTCGAAGCCATCGACACCTCCGTTGTGACAAGCGGCGTCTACCAGCGCTACTACACCGTCGACGGCCGGCAGTACCATCACATCATCGACCCCGACACGCTCATGCCAAGCGAGTACTATCTCTCGGTGAGCGTCGTCTATGCCGACTCCGGCCAGGCGGACGCTCTGAGTACGGCGCTGTTCAACCTTTCCCTCGAGCGCGGCAGGGCTCTGATCGAATCGCTGCCCGATGCGTATGCCATTTGGGTCCTCCCCGACGGCAGCATCGAGTACAGCGCCGGCTTCGAGCGGCTTGCAAAGTTTTAA
- a CDS encoding nitroreductase family protein gives MNETLQLIHNRRSIRKFRPDPIEEEKLDAVVQAGRYAPSGGNHQNSHFIVVTNREIHRELIALVEQEFAKMQVDENAYRNLKVSVSLARKGGYDFMFSAPVLIVVANRRDYANCMADSACALENMMIAAASLGLGACWVNQLHWLTDNPVIRRKLEECSLGGDEVVCGSLALGYPDYERITERELTPRERIGNRVDYVK, from the coding sequence ATGAACGAAACACTACAGCTCATCCACAACCGCAGAAGCATTCGCAAATTCAGACCCGACCCGATCGAGGAGGAGAAGCTCGACGCCGTGGTGCAGGCCGGCCGGTATGCCCCGAGCGGAGGCAATCACCAGAACAGCCACTTCATTGTCGTGACAAACAGGGAGATTCACCGGGAACTCATCGCCCTTGTCGAGCAGGAGTTTGCAAAGATGCAGGTCGATGAAAACGCCTACCGGAATCTGAAAGTCTCGGTGTCGCTCGCCAGAAAGGGCGGCTATGACTTCATGTTCTCGGCGCCGGTGCTCATTGTGGTGGCAAACCGGCGCGACTATGCAAATTGCATGGCGGACAGCGCCTGTGCTCTCGAAAACATGATGATTGCCGCGGCATCGCTGGGGCTCGGCGCCTGTTGGGTCAACCAACTGCACTGGCTGACCGACAACCCTGTCATCCGCCGCAAGCTGGAGGAGTGCTCGCTCGGCGGTGATGAGGTGGTCTGCGGCAGCCTCGCACTCGGCTACCCGGACTACGAGCGGATTACTGAGCGGGAGCTCACGCCGCGCGAACGCATTGGAAACCGTGTGGACTATGTGAAATGA
- the rsxC gene encoding electron transport complex subunit RsxC, with product MRNILKRSALGAAVPHEKGTAACETQKLPLPGRLVLPMAQHIGAPAAVAVEKGDRVLVGSLVGRAEGSVSANIHSGVSGEVSEIGEIMMPNGTVVPAVTIIPDGEQQTDPSVRPPEVNDYKSFVEAVRASGLVGLGGAGFPTAVKLSPKNPDEVKILIVNGAECEPFLTADTREMLECTADIIAGVKAVKKHMNLERVIIAVERNKPEAIAAMRAAIDDAAISLKVLPSRYPQGAEKILIEKCTGREVPQGGLPGDVGVLVMNVASAGFLGRYLETGMPLVTRRLTVDGDAVEHPKNVEAVVGTPVEEVLAFCGLRERPAKVMAGGPMMGTCLVSTDFPIIKQNNGILAFTEASAHLPEPKPCIRCGRCINGCPMGLSPVEIASAFSAENIDALAELKTDLCMECGTCTYVCPAKRPVTQTVRLAKDLLRKGGKKNG from the coding sequence ATGAGAAACATCTTAAAGCGCAGTGCGCTCGGCGCGGCAGTGCCGCATGAAAAGGGCACAGCTGCGTGCGAAACGCAGAAGCTGCCGCTGCCGGGCCGGCTGGTGCTGCCGATGGCGCAGCACATCGGCGCGCCCGCCGCAGTTGCGGTGGAAAAAGGCGACCGGGTGCTGGTGGGGTCGCTCGTCGGCAGGGCCGAGGGTTCTGTGTCGGCGAACATCCACTCGGGCGTGTCGGGCGAAGTCAGCGAGATCGGCGAGATCATGATGCCGAACGGCACGGTGGTTCCGGCCGTGACCATCATTCCCGACGGGGAGCAGCAGACAGATCCGTCCGTCAGGCCGCCCGAGGTGAACGACTACAAAAGCTTCGTCGAGGCAGTGCGTGCAAGCGGCCTGGTGGGCCTCGGCGGCGCAGGCTTTCCGACGGCGGTGAAACTCAGCCCGAAGAACCCGGACGAGGTGAAGATTCTCATCGTCAACGGCGCGGAGTGCGAGCCTTTTCTGACCGCGGATACCCGCGAGATGCTCGAGTGCACGGCGGATATCATCGCCGGCGTCAAGGCAGTCAAAAAGCATATGAATCTCGAGCGCGTGATCATCGCCGTCGAGCGAAACAAACCTGAGGCCATTGCGGCAATGCGCGCGGCAATCGACGATGCGGCAATCTCGCTCAAGGTGCTGCCGAGCCGCTATCCGCAGGGAGCGGAGAAGATTCTCATCGAGAAGTGCACGGGCCGCGAAGTGCCGCAGGGCGGGCTGCCCGGCGATGTGGGCGTGCTCGTGATGAACGTGGCGAGCGCGGGCTTTCTCGGGCGCTATCTCGAGACCGGCATGCCGCTTGTGACCAGACGCCTGACGGTAGACGGCGACGCGGTGGAGCACCCGAAGAACGTCGAGGCCGTTGTGGGTACGCCAGTCGAAGAAGTGCTCGCTTTCTGCGGGCTGCGCGAGCGGCCGGCAAAGGTGATGGCGGGCGGCCCCATGATGGGCACCTGCCTTGTCTCGACCGATTTTCCCATCATCAAACAGAACAACGGCATCCTCGCTTTCACCGAGGCGTCGGCGCACCTGCCCGAGCCGAAGCCCTGCATCCGCTGCGGGCGGTGCATCAACGGCTGCCCGATGGGGCTCTCGCCGGTGGAGATCGCCTCGGCGTTCAGCGCCGAGAACATCGACGCACTCGCCGAGCTCAAGACCGACCTCTGCATGGAGTGCGGCACCTGTACCTATGTGTGTCCGGCCAAACGGCCGGTGACCCAGACGGTGCGCCTTGCAAAGGATCTTCTGCGAAAGGGAGGAAAGAAGAATGGATGA
- the abc-f gene encoding ribosomal protection-like ABC-F family protein, whose amino-acid sequence MDEMSMIAIRDLSFAYGGGLDAIFTHVDLQLDTDWRLGLIGRNGRGKTTLLRLLMGELPHEGSIHANVGFTYFPFAVADPQRDTLCVLRESIAPFDAMEREMEQCLAALGEETTERYFELLERYQFHDGYQIDGRIEAELSQMGMSTELLGRPFSTLSNGEQTRALLCALFLRRDRFVLLDEPTNHLDERGRELTAQYLGRKKGFIVVSHDRSFLDQVVDHILSIDKCGITLEQGNYSSWRENERRREQQAHMQLERARAERERLELAARRAADWAGKTEQGKFAARNAGLRPDRGFVGHRAAKLMKRAKSIESRREEAAAQKAELIRQLESAEPIVLKPLPPEREKLVTAADLTIRYAQRSLFEKLRFSIGRGDRVALTGPNGCGKSSVIKLVMGEPVPHEGTLWRQPGLIVSYVPQDTSFLRGSLRDFTTAQPVNEAVFRSILRKLGFSRAQFDEPMESYSAGQRKKVLLAASLASQAHLYIWDEPLNYIDIVSREQIEQLLLQYRPSMLFVEHDRAFVDNVATEIIRLGRQEGEDR is encoded by the coding sequence GTGGATGAAATGTCCATGATTGCCATACGCGATTTGAGCTTTGCCTACGGCGGCGGGCTCGATGCGATTTTCACCCATGTGGACTTACAGCTTGACACCGATTGGCGGCTCGGGCTGATCGGCCGAAACGGCAGAGGAAAGACGACTCTGCTGCGGCTTCTAATGGGAGAGCTGCCCCATGAGGGCAGCATACACGCAAATGTCGGTTTTACCTATTTTCCCTTTGCGGTCGCCGATCCACAGAGGGATACGCTCTGCGTGCTGCGCGAGAGTATCGCGCCGTTCGATGCGATGGAGCGCGAGATGGAGCAGTGTCTCGCAGCGCTTGGTGAGGAGACCACAGAGCGCTATTTTGAGCTGCTTGAACGTTATCAGTTCCATGACGGATACCAGATTGACGGACGCATTGAGGCCGAGCTCTCGCAGATGGGAATGTCCACCGAGCTTCTCGGGCGCCCGTTTTCCACCCTGTCAAACGGGGAGCAGACACGGGCACTGCTGTGTGCGCTCTTTTTGCGCCGCGATCGATTTGTGCTGCTCGATGAGCCGACCAATCACCTCGACGAGCGCGGCCGCGAGCTGACGGCGCAGTATCTCGGCCGGAAAAAGGGATTTATTGTAGTCTCGCATGACCGGAGTTTTCTCGATCAGGTGGTCGACCATATTTTGTCCATTGACAAGTGCGGCATTACACTTGAGCAGGGAAACTACTCCTCCTGGAGGGAAAATGAGCGCCGCCGTGAGCAGCAGGCTCACATGCAGCTTGAGCGGGCGAGAGCAGAGCGCGAGCGGCTGGAGCTTGCCGCGCGCCGCGCGGCGGACTGGGCGGGAAAGACCGAGCAGGGAAAGTTTGCAGCACGCAATGCCGGCCTGCGCCCGGACCGCGGCTTTGTCGGACACCGGGCGGCAAAACTCATGAAGCGGGCCAAATCCATTGAGAGCCGCCGGGAGGAGGCCGCCGCGCAGAAAGCGGAGCTCATCCGCCAGCTCGAGAGCGCAGAGCCCATTGTGTTAAAGCCACTGCCGCCGGAGCGGGAAAAACTTGTGACGGCGGCAGATCTGACCATCCGCTATGCGCAGCGAAGTCTCTTTGAAAAGCTCCGCTTCTCCATTGGGCGGGGAGACCGGGTGGCGCTGACAGGGCCCAATGGCTGCGGCAAGTCGAGTGTGATCAAGCTTGTGATGGGGGAGCCCGTGCCGCACGAGGGAACCCTCTGGCGTCAGCCGGGGCTCATCGTCTCCTATGTGCCGCAGGACACCTCGTTTCTGCGGGGCAGTCTGCGGGACTTCACCACTGCGCAGCCAGTGAACGAAGCAGTCTTTCGTTCCATTCTCAGAAAACTCGGCTTTTCAAGAGCTCAGTTTGATGAGCCGATGGAATCCTACAGCGCCGGGCAGAGAAAAAAGGTGCTGCTCGCAGCGTCTCTTGCGTCACAGGCGCATCTCTATATCTGGGATGAACCGCTCAACTACATTGACATCGTCTCACGCGAACAGATTGAGCAGTTACTTTTACAGTATCGGCCCAGCATGCTCTTTGTCGAGCACGACCGCGCTTTTGTAGACAACGTGGCGACAGAGATCATCCGCCTGGGACGGCAGGAGGGAGAAGACAGATGA
- a CDS encoding DUF1622 domain-containing protein — MFLEHLIEQILPTLIAAIDLIGILVVVVTVVRAFGAYLHNLFSREQYDIKLRLADGLATGLEFKMAAEILKTVLVRELNELFILGAVILLRALLSLLIHWEMKGESAAAHREQKL, encoded by the coding sequence ATGTTTTTGGAGCATTTGATCGAACAGATTCTGCCGACGCTGATCGCCGCGATCGATCTGATCGGAATTTTGGTGGTCGTGGTCACTGTCGTGAGGGCCTTTGGGGCCTATCTTCACAATTTGTTTTCGCGCGAGCAGTACGACATCAAGCTGCGCCTGGCAGACGGTCTTGCGACCGGGCTTGAGTTTAAGATGGCGGCTGAAATACTCAAGACCGTGCTGGTGCGCGAGCTCAATGAGCTCTTCATCCTCGGCGCGGTCATCCTGCTGCGGGCGCTGCTGTCGCTGCTGATTCACTGGGAGATGAAAGGCGAGAGCGCCGCGGCGCACAGAGAGCAAAAGTTGTAG
- a CDS encoding adenylate kinase — translation MQKVIVIGCPGAGKSTFARRLRDTTALPLHYLDMLWHRPDRTTVSADEFDRQLAGIVRGDRWIVDGNYLRTLEMRLRACDTVFLLDIPLEDCLLGAASRIGKKREDMPWVETAFDGEFRQWILDFCEDQLPRIYELLEEYRKGREIIVFKSREQADAYLATAFL, via the coding sequence ATGCAAAAAGTCATTGTAATTGGGTGCCCGGGTGCGGGTAAGAGCACATTTGCAAGACGGCTGCGAGATACCACCGCACTGCCGCTGCACTATCTCGATATGCTCTGGCACAGGCCGGACCGTACAACCGTTTCCGCAGACGAATTCGACAGGCAGCTTGCCGGGATCGTCCGCGGGGACAGGTGGATCGTCGACGGGAATTATCTGCGGACGCTTGAAATGCGCTTGAGAGCATGCGATACGGTTTTTCTGCTGGACATTCCACTGGAGGACTGTCTTTTGGGTGCGGCGTCCCGCATCGGGAAAAAACGGGAGGACATGCCCTGGGTCGAGACGGCGTTCGACGGGGAATTCCGGCAGTGGATCTTGGACTTTTGTGAGGATCAGCTGCCGCGAATTTATGAGCTTTTGGAGGAGTATCGAAAGGGAAGAGAGATCATCGTATTCAAGTCAAGAGAGCAGGCCGACGCCTATCTGGCGACGGCATTCCTGTAA